In a single window of the Blastopirellula retiformator genome:
- the obgE gene encoding GTPase ObgE has translation MFVDRVQIDIEGGAGGDGCMSFRREKYVPNGGPDGGDGGSGSSIILLAEEGVDSLTALAHVKHWRGDRGVNGGPANRTGKSAQDIIIKVPVGTVVIEAEAGFVMKDLSTPGEQMVAARGGAGGRGNLSFKTSTNRAPRQSTPGGKGEKRRLILELKSIADVGLIGKPNAGKSTLLSRLSRARPEIADYPFTTKFPNLGMVQIDYDHTFILADIPGLIDGASEGIGLGHEFLRHVERAGILIHLVEPAPVDGTDPIENYKSIRHELTQYDADLAARPEILCVTKAELPEGKEIRDQLAELTGGEVLLISAVTGENLNVLLQRTGEHLQRAREQAQQ, from the coding sequence ATGTTTGTTGATCGCGTACAAATCGATATCGAAGGGGGCGCCGGCGGCGACGGTTGCATGAGCTTCCGCCGCGAAAAGTACGTTCCTAACGGCGGTCCCGATGGCGGCGACGGCGGCAGCGGCAGCAGCATCATCCTGCTGGCCGAAGAAGGGGTCGACAGCCTGACGGCGCTTGCCCACGTCAAACATTGGCGCGGCGATCGCGGCGTTAACGGCGGCCCCGCCAACCGCACCGGCAAGTCGGCCCAAGACATCATCATCAAGGTCCCGGTCGGCACCGTGGTGATCGAAGCCGAAGCGGGCTTCGTGATGAAAGACCTGAGCACGCCGGGCGAGCAAATGGTCGCCGCCCGCGGCGGCGCCGGCGGTCGCGGCAACCTCAGCTTCAAGACGTCGACCAATCGCGCCCCGCGCCAATCGACCCCCGGCGGCAAGGGCGAGAAGCGGCGGCTGATCCTCGAACTGAAGTCGATCGCCGACGTCGGTTTGATCGGCAAGCCGAACGCCGGCAAGAGCACGCTCCTCTCGCGGCTCTCCCGGGCACGTCCCGAAATCGCCGACTACCCCTTCACCACCAAGTTCCCCAACCTGGGCATGGTGCAGATCGACTACGACCACACCTTCATTTTGGCCGACATCCCCGGCTTGATCGATGGCGCCAGCGAAGGAATCGGCCTAGGACACGAGTTCCTTCGCCATGTTGAGCGCGCCGGCATCTTGATTCACCTGGTCGAACCGGCGCCGGTCGACGGCACCGATCCAATCGAGAACTACAAGTCAATTCGCCATGAACTGACGCAGTACGACGCCGACCTGGCGGCTCGTCCCGAGATCTTGTGCGTCACCAAGGCCGAACTGCCCGAAGGCAAAGAGATTCGCGATCAGCTGGCCGAACTGACCGGCGGCGAAGTGCTGCTGATCTCGGCCGTGACCGGCGAAAACCTGAACGTGCTGCTGCAGCGCACCGGCGAACATCTCCAACGTGCCCGTGAGCAAGCGCAGCAGTAA
- the rpmA gene encoding 50S ribosomal protein L27 → MAHKKGQGSSRNGRDSNPQYRGVKKYGGEVVRAGNILVRQLGTKFRPGKNVGCGKDYTLFALCDGSVLFDQKGRRINIVPAAVEAN, encoded by the coding sequence ATGGCCCATAAGAAAGGTCAAGGTTCGAGCCGCAACGGTCGTGACTCGAATCCGCAGTATCGCGGCGTGAAGAAGTACGGCGGCGAAGTGGTTCGCGCCGGCAACATTCTGGTTCGCCAACTCGGCACCAAATTCCGCCCTGGCAAGAACGTCGGCTGCGGCAAGGACTACACGCTGTTCGCCCTGTGCGACGGTTCGGTCCTGTTCGATCAAAAGGGTCGCCGCATCAATATCGTGCCGGCCGCCGTCGAAGCCAACTAA
- a CDS encoding NAD(P)/FAD-dependent oxidoreductase has translation MTEMLQAQYEAVVVGGGPAGLSAALVLGRACRRVLLIDAGEGRNAPADAAHGFLTQDGTPPSEIRRIGRAQLASYDVTVKEGRVTAAKTVDGRFEVEFAGQRVACRSLILATGIADRLPPIPGAKQWWGRGIVVCPYCHGWEIRDRPWAFLAPAEQVIERATMLLGWTKQLTYLTSGDVSLPAEVAKWLTAHDVAIREEAISGFEGEGETLTGVALAGGEQLSLAAVFVSPQFSQTTPLAESLGLSLETEGHQAGTIRTEPHGVTSVEGLFIAGDAASWGVMSVASAASEGMMAAVFANMRMLKQDADASE, from the coding sequence ATGACCGAAATGTTGCAGGCTCAATACGAAGCCGTAGTCGTCGGCGGAGGCCCGGCCGGTTTGAGTGCGGCGTTGGTGCTGGGCCGGGCATGTCGCAGAGTGCTGCTGATTGACGCAGGCGAAGGTCGCAATGCGCCGGCCGACGCGGCGCATGGTTTTTTGACCCAAGACGGCACGCCCCCCAGCGAGATCCGCCGGATTGGCCGCGCGCAGTTGGCCTCGTATGACGTTACGGTCAAAGAGGGCCGCGTGACCGCCGCCAAGACGGTGGATGGTCGTTTTGAAGTCGAATTCGCCGGACAACGCGTCGCCTGTCGTTCTTTGATCCTGGCGACCGGCATCGCCGATCGTCTGCCGCCGATCCCTGGGGCGAAACAGTGGTGGGGCCGCGGCATCGTCGTTTGTCCCTATTGCCACGGCTGGGAAATTCGCGATCGACCTTGGGCCTTTCTCGCTCCGGCGGAACAGGTGATCGAGCGGGCGACCATGTTGCTCGGCTGGACGAAACAGCTCACCTATTTGACAAGCGGCGACGTGAGTCTGCCTGCGGAAGTTGCAAAGTGGCTGACCGCGCATGACGTTGCGATTCGCGAAGAGGCGATCTCCGGTTTCGAAGGGGAAGGGGAAACACTCACCGGCGTCGCTTTGGCCGGCGGCGAGCAACTGTCGCTGGCGGCGGTATTCGTCTCGCCCCAGTTCTCGCAGACGACGCCGCTGGCCGAGTCGTTGGGACTATCGCTGGAAACGGAAGGTCACCAGGCCGGCACGATCAGAACCGAACCGCACGGGGTAACGTCGGTCGAGGGTTTGTTCATCGCCGGCGACGCGGCGTCGTGGGGCGTCATGAGCGTCGCGTCAGCCGCCTCCGAAGGAATGATGGCGGCGGTCTTTGCGAACATGCGAATGCTGAAACAGGACGCGGATGCCAGTGAATGA